ccacttcaccaacaccttccaccccaacctcaagttcaccttggccatctccagcacatccctcaccttcctggacctctcagtctccatctgagggtaccagctagaaactgatgtccacttcaagcccactgactcccacagctacctagaatacacatcctcccacccaccctcctgcaaaaattccatcctctattcccaattcctctgcctccgccgcatctgctcccaggatgaggcattccactcccgcacatcccagatgtcaacgttcttcaaggaccgcaactttccccccgcagtggtcgagaatgcccttgaccgcgtctcccacatttcgtgcaacacatccctcacaccccgcccccgccacaactgcccccagaggatcccccttgttctcacataccaccccaccaacctctggatacaacgtatcatcctccgacacttccaccatctacaatctgaccccaccacccaagctatttttccatccccacccttgtctgccttccggagagaccgctctctccacgactcccttgttcgctgtacattcccctccaaccccaccacacccggcaccttcccctgcaaccgcaggaagtgctacacttgccctcacacctcttccctcacccccatcccaggccccaagatgaccttccatattaagcagatgttcacctgcacatctgccaatgtggtatattgtatccattgtacccggtgtggctacctctacattggggaaaccaagcggaggcttggggactgctttgcagaacacctctgctcggttcgcaacaaacaactgcacctcccagtcgcgaaccattttaactcctcctcccattcctcagatgaggaatgcccatcatgggcctcctgcagtaccacaatgatgccacccaaaggttgcaggaacagcaactcctattccgcttgggagccctgcagcccccaatggtatcaatgtggacttccgcttcaaaatctcccctctccccactgcatcccgaaaccagcccagcctgtctccgcttctctagactgttcttcctctcacccatcccttcctcccacctcaagccgcacctccatttcctacctaccacctgatcctgcctccttgacctgtccgtcttccctggaccgacctatcccctcccctcctcctcacctatactctcctctctacctatcttcttttctctccatcttcggtccgcctccccctctctccctatttattccagttccctctccccatccccctctctgatgaaggttctaggcccgaaacgtcagcttttgtgctcctgagatgctgcttggcctgctgtgttcatccagcttcacactttgttatctttgattctccagcatctacagttcccattatcacaaacccagacctgaaacatcagccttcctcctctgatgctgcttgccctgctgtgttcatccagcttcacaccgtgttcttgtggcgcagtggtagcatccctacctgtGTTTCCGGGAGAGCCTAGAGTTAAGTCCAACCTGGATTCAGCGATGTGACTGATACTGTCTCTGACCAGGCTGATTGGGAAatcgtttaaaaaaaattaaaccggTGCAAAAGTGAGAGAAGCTCGAGTTGTGCCGAATGTAATTGGGGCTTTATGTTCTGCAACTTTTTTGGACTGAATTTGCTTCAAGATCGAGCAGAACGAGTGCTGAAGCTCCTATTTTACATGGGCTCATTTGTGTACAATCTTTTACAATCGGACAGGAATTGTGCCATTTAGTGCTTGGTTCAGCAAATTCTGGTTGTGAAATTTTTGTCAAAATGTGCAAGGATTTCTCAACGGTAGGCTAATTTTAGCTTCCATGGAGTTCTCAATTCTGCCATACCATCCCTGTACTTTTCTAATATTTTTCTTTGTGATTCACTTACTTATTTTTGAACATTaatattgattttgcttccaaaatCATTTTAAGGTGGCAAGACAGTCTGTCACTGTCACTTCAACACTGCAACTTTTAACTCCAACTTATTATGTCCTTTTATTTTTATTGTAATGCATCCTCCTTGACATATTGACATTAGTGATTGGAAGGAGCTTGCTACTCATTCGCTCAGACTGGACAGGACTTGACTCTGGTGTACAGAaaggttcaccgggatgttgcctgagatggagcaattgagctataaggagagactagataagccagttctgaggaagcgtcactggacccaaaacgttcactctgatttttgattcacagatgctgccaggcctgctgagcttttccagcaacttctgtttttttgttcctaacttacagcttctgcagttcttttgctttttaaataagcttggattgtttttttgaaacagacaaggctgagggctgacatgattgaggtgtacaagactgaagggcatagataaggtgagcaGGGAGCAGTTCTTCCCCTTGGTTAAGGGGTCACTTATGAGGGGCATGGTCTTGCGGTAAgggacaggagattcagagggaatTTGAAGCAATTTTTTTCACTCGGTGTAGTGGGAATCTGGGTAGGTAGTGGAGGACGGaagccttacaacattttaaaaaatgtttggatgagcatttgcaatatcataacattcaaggatatgagaCAAGTGCAGAAAATTGGGATTAACACACCTTTAGTGGGAGTTAttagtgcagacttaatggggtGAAGGGTCTCTTCTGCATTCTGTGACTTGTCCATCAAACTGTATCATGCTTTTGAGTCCAGGTGCCTTAATGAGGCAGAGTggtgacagagaaggaaagaaatggAAGCAAATCCTGCAGTCTAGATTCCCATAACATGTGAGATGCATTGTCCCACGTATCTGAGGGTTGAAAATGAGTCTGTTCAGTCATAGGTGGAACCATGGCAGAAACCTGTGAACTTGAGTTTTCACCAGTCTCTAATTGTGGCTGGAACAGCAATGGTTACATGAAATACATCCTCCCACTTGCCTGAGAGAGTTTTCTACTTCCAATCTTGCTTTAAGTGACTTCTCCTCTTGGAGATCTATGCTTCTCTACtccatttcaaattttaatttctttgattttgattttaattgtaCTTCATATTTGTGTTTTATCAATTATACATGCTACATTACTGCACAGTCCCTTAGCCCATATCTAACATGTATTCACTCATAGTCAATTAGTGTTATTGAAAAATTTTGATCTTTCTGCACAAAAGTTCACATTATTTGTATGTCTGTCTGAGGTTGACATTTATGTCTGCTCTATCTTCTCCGATGATTCTTTTATTCTGATTTACAGTTAATAAAGAAAGAGAATGTTCGAGGAGTGATAACCATGACTGAAGACTATGAAACCAAATTTTTTGTGAATACAACAAAGGTAAGTAGAAAAATCAACTTCATAAATGAGGAGATATCCCAATTGATAACGTACTACTTAGACTTAAGTGGAGCATATTCCTTTTGTGTGGGATCCCTTTGCAGAAAGAATTGACAGCAGATGAATAATCGAAAATAAGTTTGAGTTTTGAGATGAGACAGTAGTCTtttaatagcattgtaatttGTAATTACCATCAAATATCACCAACCTTGTTCATCCTTCACCCCTACATCCTGCCATTTCATGTAGCActtagaaatatagaaacatagaagttgggagcaagaggaggccattcttcatgatcatggctgatcacggAACAATATTGTACCAAATGAGAGAGGAGAATTGCAAGTTACTGATTTTACCAGAAACATCTTCAAGCTTTGCAGCTGAGCTCTTTGTGTGACTCAGAGCCATGGTTGCTGCTGTCTCTATTTTCTGTCCTCCAGGCTACAGTTCAACTCTGATGTCTGGTATTTTATCCCAGTGGTTATGCTATGTGTTATTTTGGACCATGTGTCTTGAAGGTTATTTCAGTACAATGGATATCAGATACAAGCTAACTCTTTCTTTACAAGATGTTCAAACTTTCACATTTTCGTCATGAGCCACTCTGTAGCATCATCAAACTGAATGCTGATGTTTACGTGCCTTCTTTAGGTTGACTGCTATGTGTTGATTTCATGTTATTATGATTTCAATCTCCTTAGCAGCTGCTTttttgctttttgtgatttgCAAGCTGACAAAATGGAAAGCAATGTACACAAAAAGTATTTGATCATGCAGAATGTGAAGGCTTATAGGTTTTTTGTTATTGGGTTTGTTATTGAAACTGGACTGTGTTTTGTTGAAGGACCTCACAATTAGTATTATTACTCTGGATGAAAATGTGTTGCAAGTGGAAGTTTCACTTTGCATGTCGTCCCACAATTGTAGCCTTGGAAGATTTTCTTATGTGAATACATTTATTTTGCTAAAGTATATTGGTCTTTTTGTGAGAGAAAAGCCCCAATAAAAGTATGGAATGCTTCTTTGCCATTGAGTTTTTATTTCTTCAGTCTGTAATTTCACAGAAGTTGTGCCACTTATTAATTAAATCAAGAATGTATAGAAATTATCAAGTGATCAGTCCTTTCAAGATTTATTCTGCACATGCTACCATTGGAAACTAGTTCTTTTATAAATGTAGGTTGTCAGCCAGTTATGAGCATTATCATTCAGATTTTACAAAACATGTTCATATCTGTCTTTGGCAGTGCAGTTACTTGGCTGTGCCTTGTGACCAAAAGCATTATTTGACATGTTGATTTTTGTTGAGAAATGCAACATTATTTGAGGTATTGCACTTCATTAGAATGCTTTCAAGTTGATTCCTAACTGAAGTTGTGTTTTCAGGAATGGGAGTCCTTTGGTGTGGAGCAGTTGCGTCTCAGCACAGTGGATATACTTGGAGTGCCAAAATTAGAAGACCTGAGAAAAGGCGTTGATTTTCTTACTAAGCATCGTAAAAATGGAACCAGTGTTTATGTGCACTGTAAGGCTGGACGATCACGCAGTGCCACTATGGTGGCAGCATATTTAATTCACGTATGTTGACTAAACCTCTTTATAATAAGCAGTACTTATTTCATTAGCGAAAGGCTGTTCTGGGTAAATGTTGAGTaggtattttgtttttgaaactttAAGAAACTTCAAATTACACAATCACAGTTGTAAAATTATATATCTGATATGTAATTTTACATGTAAAGTACTGAATTTATTATCCGTATATTTTGCATAAGTTATAGAAAGGTAAGTTAATTTTTACCACAGGACGTTTACCTCCTAAAATCTTCCTTTTAATTGCAAGATGACGAGTGGAAATATACCTTCAATTCTGACATCCTTCATTATTCTGTCTGCTGCATCTTGCAAGAAGGGATTGTGATTTTGAGGCTGGTCTTGAAAATAAAGCAATAGCAGTGGCCCCAGTCTTCATTCAGAAATACACcagtaaaatttattttcaattgcGTATGGAGCCCTGCtgttcagaacaaaaacagatgctggaaatgtgaagtggaaacaaaatgctggaaatagtaGGTTCAACGatatctgtgaagggagaaataGAATTACTGTTTCAGATCATGGTGGAGCTGTATATAGTGTTGGGCCGTGGCTAGAGTACTATGTATAATTTTGGTCCTGACACTATAGGAGGATTGTGGTTGTATGTGAGGGTGGAgggaatgttgcctggtctgataTGATTCAACTATGGTAGactgaagagagactagatagactcgattattttccctagagcagagATGGCTGAGGGGGTATCCGATTAGGCTGAACACCCatctgaggggcatagacaggttgGTTAGGGAGAAACATTTCCCATTAAAGAAGAGTCAATAAGCAGggagcacagttttaaagtaagttgttggaagttcagatgggatttgaggaaatttttgcagcagcagtggGAGTGGTGAGAGCAAGGACCAGGGGGCTGCTGGAGGGAAAGTTCTTCATTTCAGCAGCAGAGCTGAGTGGAAGTGATTGAACTGCAGTCTtggaaggtgagtgaactgatacATTTGGGCTAGTTTTCTGAagtgtctaggccagaaacgtcagccttcctgctcctctgatgctgcttggcctgctgtgttcatccagctctttcaccttgttatcactgatctatctgggcagtggctaaacctgagacactacatgtgtagtgcCTCTCACCTGCTCCCCTCCTTTAACCCAATAAAAAGACTCTGCAGTGTGATGATAAAGGTTTTTCTTTTTAATCATGTGCTGGTAAGTACAATGATTGGTAAaacttttttcatttcatttatctgtTCATTTGATATTATGGTAGGACTAAGCTAAGCTTAAgattaaaaatggcaggagagcccagacccgtgttatgctcctcttgctcagtGTGGGAGCTAGGGCtgcggctgatgtccctgactcctacatgtgcaggaagtgtgtttagctgcagctcttgttagatcgcatgacggctctggatctgcagatggactcactttgaAGCATCCGTGAtgctgaggaagttgtggatagtacgtttagcaaattggtcacaccgctgattaggattgctgagggagaaagggaatgggtgaccaaaaggcagagaaaaaacAGGAAGGTGGCGCAAGcgtcccctgtggtcatctccctccaaaacaggtgtattgttttggacactgttggggGTGAtcgctcaccaggggaaggcagcagtagccaggttcatggcaccgtggctagCTCAGCTGTACAGAAGGTGGGAAAAAGattggaagggcgatagtcattggggattcgattgtaaggggagtagataggtggcTCTGTGGTTGAAAACGACattcccgaatggtatgttgtctCCACGGGTCAGGGATGTTTCAGATCGACTGGAGGACATTCTAAAGGGGGAAGGGTCAATAGCCAGCTGTCGTGGtacatataggcaccaatgatacagGTAAAAATGGGATGAGTCCTACAAGCAAAATGTAGGGAGTTAGAagccaagtttaaaaagtaggacctcagtggtagtaatctcaggattgctaccagtgccacgtgtgagtcagagtagaaatgaaagaatgggcaggataaatgagtggcttgagagatggtgcaggagggaggggtgggcaggataaatgagtggcttgagagatggtgcaggagggaggggttcaggtttttgggacattgggaccagttctgggggaggtggggctaTTAAATCAGACGGAATACACCTGGCAGGACTGGAGCCAATGTcctgggggtgcttttgctaatgctgttggggacgGTTTAAACTAATGTAGCAGGgcgatgggaaccaaatgagatGGTTAGtagacagtaaggaggtagtaacaaaaacctgtaaggaactagataatgaagtcagtatgacgaaggggaagagtaggcagagagcagacgatgaacgcaaagggacaggtggtctgaggtgcatttgtttttaatgtgagaagtgtagtagacaaggcagatgaacttagagcttggattagtacctgggagtgtGATGCTATGGCTATTACTAAGACTTGGCTGAGGGAAAGACAAGATTGGCAACTAGATATCCCGGGATAGAGATGGAGGTAacggggtggaggagttgcattactgttcaaagaggatatcacagctgtgctgaaggacggcactatggaggactcgagcagtgaggcaatatggactgagctcagaaataggaagggtgcggtaacagtgttggggctgtactacagaccgcccaacagcgagcgtgagatagagatacaaatatgtagacagattatggaaacatgtaggagcaacagggtggtggtgatgggagattttaattttcccaacattgactgggattcacttagtgttaggggtttagaaggagcagaatttgtaaggagcatccaggatggTTTCATAGAGCAGTACATAAATAGTCCAACTCGAGAAAGGGTCATACTGgatctggtgttggggaatgagcacAGCCAGGTGGTTGTAGTTTCAGTAGGGGggttactttgggaatagtgatcacaattccataacttttggaatactcatggacaaagacgagagtggtcctcaaggaaagtgctaaattgggggaaggccaatgatagcaaaattcagcaggagctggggaatgtggattgggagctgCTGTTAtgagggtaaatccatatttgatatgtgggaggcctttgaagagaggttgattagagtgcaggacagacaagTTCCTGTGAAAACGAGAGATAGAAAGGGCAACCATGGATGACGTGAAATTTTGAGacgagcaaagaggaaaaaggaagcatacgtaaggTCCAGGTGACTGAAAATaaacgaagctttggaagaatttcgggaaagtaggaccaatctgaaatgaggaatcaaGAGGctgaaaggggtcatgaaatatctttttagccaacagggttaaggaaaatcctaaagccttgtattcatacataaggagcaagagggtaagtAGCTCTGTTTTTCTTGTACTATGTTTCGTATTTGCTGgtaattaatttttgttttatagtCGTGTGATTGAATAAATGAACTATAAAATATTGCAGCTCATTTTGTGCATATTAATCTTATTCTGAATTAAATATAATTATTTAGAAAATATCTTTTAACAGTTTACCTCTGAATTCTTTCTTCAGCAGCATCACTGGACTCCAAAGAAGGCATGTGATTATATTGCTTCGATCAGACCTCACATTCTTATTCGTAGTGGACAGTTTAAAATTTTGAAGAGCTATTATTGTGATCTGTTCTCAGAAGAACCAGACATCCTGTGTGATGCAAAACGCTCTGCAGCTTTCAAGTAGTGTGGCACAATATTTTGTGGACATAAATGCTAAAACCCTTAAGTGACTCAAAAGGTTGACTCAAAAGGTTTAGAATGGAGAATGATAACTGGAGAGAATATGATTAAATTATCCATCTTCTGCGAAGAGCGGCTTTCAGAGTCACCCAGttgatgtttgtttttgtttctgtagaATTAAATGCAATGTAGAACAGTTGTACTGATGTAAATATTAATCTGTTTTGAGCTTTTGTTGAGATCTTTGCTATTTATGGACTGTTTCAAAGTAACTTAAAGACTGAACAGGATAGTTCATACTTTTGAATATAAATACTGGGTACTTAATGCCCTTTATTAATTTCCACTGAAATTTAATGTAACATCATTTTATTGAGCTGGGTGTCATTTGTACATTAAATGCTGTATTGCAATGTTTTCAAGGAGATAGCTTGTGTCAGTAAAgtatcttttatgtttttgaaatcATTTATTGTATGAACTAATTGTCACCTGGAAAAGAACAGTAAAACaacatttttgtcatttatgtgatTTATAAGTGTTGGCTGAGTTCTATTAATACCATAATTCCATGCTGTCAGCAATGAGTTTTTATTCTTGCAGAGAGCTTTAATGTGACTCCTACAAAGGGTTTGGGATTGAAGTATTACTTCAAAAGTGTACCCATAAGCAACATGTTGTTACGACCTGTAATATGTAAAAATGTATTTCACTGTGATGCAATTAAAAATTAATGTTTGTGAATCATTTCATTGAATTGTGAAATTAGCTATTTATTATATTGTACATTTAGAAAACACCAATTTTGACTTTTCTTAGTATCTGACGGTCTGTATGGGAGAGTAATTGGTAATATTTAACTTCTATGTAATTACTCAAAATAATTCAGCTATTTTCCATCAAGGAGAAGCCATACAAGTTTGTGAATGATCACGTGGAATGACACTGAACAAACAACTTGGATAGAGTTTTGACGCTAAATTTTAAGAGTCTACCTACTGCATTTGGCTATCAGTTGGTTGAAGTTGTCATGGCCTGTTAGGAAAAATGGGAGCTGTGTGTTCTGGCCAATGACAACTTAATTAACTAATCTTATATCACCTCAGTTCCACAGTTGGGCTGATTGTGTGTGTTGGATTATGTTCCAGTTACATTTTATATAGAGCCCTTGCCGACAATACCGGGCGGTCCTTCATCACATTAATCtgaattgtaattgtacctaaaAGCTGTAGatgttacaattttaaaaagatgtcAAATGAATTACTTTAACACGTGCAACTGTGAAGATTTGTAAGATTATGCAAATCGTGTCAAGAATCTAATTGATGATTATTAATATAAATGAAATGTTGTGAAGGCAAAATGAAACAACTACGTAATGAGAATCCCAAACGTGCATTGGGCCAACCTGCAGTTTTCAAAATTTATTAATATCTTGTAAATGTTTTAACAAACATGTAAGCAAGATGCACCTGAAATGTAAAGTTAATAAGCGGCTCATATAGCATCTTTGAGGCATAGTCAGTCATACAGTATAAAAACAGGCCTTTGGCTCACTATATGTATGCTGCTCACAAGTAAACACCAAACTACAGTAATCCAATTTATCTGACTTGGTCCATGGTCTATTatgtcctggcattttaagtgctcttCCAGATACTTTGCAAATTTTGCAAgagtacctgcttctaccacctttcAGGTAGCATAtttcatatttctaccaccctgtTGGTGATTTGTTTCTCGTAGATCTCCTTTAAATCTCTTACTCCTCCTCTTTaactggtcttagacacatctgccatggggaaacaATTCTCATGATCTGCCCCTCAATTTTGTATTACTTGTGGCTCATCAACTAAATTATTTCTGAATAGAGGGGTAACAATTTGAAATCTTCAAGGTAATTGGAGATTGGAGAAGTTTCTTTGAGCAGTATGGAATTAAAGCAGAGATTATCAGGTGGCTTCGCAAAACATTTGAAGTAGATGTAACTGGCTACAGAAGTGGGATTAATTTTATGTCTTTACAATGATTTCCTGATCTATGTTTAGTTCTACATTCATGAAAACTTCATGGGAACAAATAAATCATCTTGTccagatttaaaaaaataaacctGATAACTGTGGGATATTATAATTAATGCTTAATCTTTTTTGAATGTAATTAGTTGAGAGATAAATGTCAGTCAGCGGAAGTCTTTTGGGGGGAAAAAGAACTGTTTTTCACAAAGCTTTTACTAGACATGTAGGGGAGAGGAACTTGTTAGCTTAGATGGCTAATTGGCTCATCGGTGGTTCACTTGTGCTGACAAAATGGGTTCAATTGAGTTTCCAGCTGAGGTAGACTTGGAACCAGCCTCTTTACTCTATCCAACAGAAGAATGCAATTGAAAAGCATTACTGTGAAAAACTGCCAAGAAAATGGTTCAGCATGAAGCATCAACAGGCAAAGAATCAAGGATCTGCCTTCAGGCAGAGCACTTACGAATTGGGCAATATGTAGATGAGAATATAGCTGAACTAGTTCAACAAATCCTGAACATTGAAACTCTGAAGGTTAATTGTTTTCTTCAAGTAAAATAGAAGAAATCAAAGTCCAGTACAATTGTAACACATTCAGAA
The sequence above is drawn from the Stegostoma tigrinum isolate sSteTig4 chromosome 17, sSteTig4.hap1, whole genome shotgun sequence genome and encodes:
- the ptpmt1 gene encoding phosphatidylglycerophosphatase and protein-tyrosine phosphatase 1 isoform X2 — translated: MGEVKDRKWPLMMEALLARAVFYPSLGYNIFMSKVWGRHWYDRIDQTVIIGALPFRSLTNELIKKENVRGVITMTEDYETKFFVNTTKEWESFGVEQLRLSTVDILGVPKLEDLRKGVDFLTKHRKNGTSVYVHCKAGRSRSATMVAAYLIHHHWTPKKACDYIASIRPHILIRSGQFKILKSYYCDLFSEEPDILCDAKRSAAFK
- the ptpmt1 gene encoding phosphatidylglycerophosphatase and protein-tyrosine phosphatase 1 isoform X1, which translates into the protein MGEVKDRKWPLMMEALLARAVFYPSLGYNIFMSKVWGRHWYDRIDQTVIIGALPFRSLTNELIKKENVRGVITMTEDYETKFFVNTTKEWESFGVEQLRLSTVDILGVPKLEDLRKGVDFLTKHRKNGTSVYVHCKAGRSRSATMVAAYLIHQHHWTPKKACDYIASIRPHILIRSGQFKILKSYYCDLFSEEPDILCDAKRSAAFK